The window ACTAACGACAAAACTTAATAAGTTTATAAATATTAATAAATGGGTTTGTTATCCTAAAGGACATCCAGAACATGATCGCTGCCTTATTAACGACATGCCCGATAATTTTGATTATCGATTTTTTGAACATGACTTTAATTAGATAATTTTATTCTACAAATTTGAGGGTGTCCTGAATTATGTGTAAACGGGATTTAATTATCGATTAGGCATTCTGTCTTCAAACTGAATGCTAAACCGATTCAAAGCGGCTTTCCAGGACCATAGGATGCGCTGAACAGCGTGAAGCGCATCGTTCGCGAATGGTGCGATTCGTAAACTCACCGCACGCTACGCCTGCTTTTGGCTAGGCATTTGCCATTGGCACTATTGTCTTCCTCCGGCGGTTTTGGCCGCTTTAAGCCTTTCCTTTCAGGCCACAGCAAGTATGGCCTGAATCAAGACAAGCCATCAAATGTGACTCTCAACCCCGGATTCCGCTCCACTCAATCCCGATCACAAGCTTTGCCGAATAAAAACGCCAATCTCTAACATATAAAATCACTCCTTTTTAGAAATATAGCCTACGCTTTTTCTCTGCGGACCGGCGCGGTCGGTGCGCGTATTCGGCAACTTTGCAGGAGATTGAGATGAGTCAGAATTTGTTATCGTTAACGTTCAGCGATGCGGCATTAGCGGAGATCGATGCGGCTTTGAATACCTTGGAAACCCATTTCACCGGCTTTGCGTCGCTGTCGCCCGACCAGCGCCGCAATATTCTGAAGATGGGCGATAAAACCGAAGCGTTCTGTCGGCAGACCATGCTGCTGGGAGGACAAAACGCTCAGGCGATTCCGCCCAATTTGAACATGGCAGAGGCACAAGCGGACATGACCAGCCTCGATCAACTGCGGCCCAGGTTACATCGGCTGCGGGATTTGCAGGCGCGCGGCGACGATACCGACATGGCGCTGGGCAGTGATATTTACAGCTTCTGCCTGGACGCCTACGCCTCGCTGAAAATTGCCGGCAAAGGCGCGGCACTGGAAACTTTACGCCAAGCGATGGCGGTGCGCTTCAATCGCGGTGCCAAGAGTAAAGTGGAGCCAGCCGCCGGCTAAGCTTTTCGCTGGAATTGATAGCTGGCTGCGGGGGACGGCCAGCCGTCATACTAGGCCGCTTAGCCTCAGCGCTACCGTTGCCAGGCTGTTCTCCCCGCCCCAATACCTTTTATCCTTAAGCGCTAAGCGTTGCGGAAAACCGGCAAGCCAAAAAGCCGGTCGTGCAAGGCAAATAGCTTCAAGCGCAAGCCAAGATAAGTGTGTTCGCCAGGTAAAAAGCGATTCGGGCAAACCACATTGGTGCAACCCCAAATCTCGACGGCCTTGCGCGCAGGCCAACAAGCCGTTCGTACACGGCAAATAGCGTCAATCGCAAACCTGGCTAAGCAAACGCGCAGGCAGAAACGGTGTTCGCCGATAGCAAATTACCTTAACCGCAAGCCACGACACGCTTGCGCGCAGGGTAAAAAGCTATTCGGGCAAACCAAATCGATTGAAATTCTAGCCTCCAGCACTTGCGCGTTGGCCACCGAGCCATTTGCACACGGCAATTCGCTGCAGCCAATAGCTGTCCGACGGTTAGCTGCAGGGCTTTCGGTGTCGCCCCAATTTCAAAACAGTGTGTGCGCAAGGTGTTAGGGGCGTAAGGCCTTCAACAGAACGGTCACCTGATTGTTGGATTGATGATGCTGCGAGAGCTAACGCAGTCTGGCAGGCCGTGGCATTCTTGTTGTCGCCCATCGATCTTTGGTGATGAGACTACAAATATTGGAGATGTCACCATGTTTAACGTAGTCTGTTGTCCTCACCTATCTGCCTAATCGTGCATAGGGACGGGGGCTCGTAATTTTCAAGAACTCGTTTATAGTGCCGTGTCATCGCCGATATAACCGGGTAATGCGAGTTTTATGGCATCAACTTTAGCTACGACCGCGCCCCTGGCCCACTAGCATATTGACAGAGTAGGTAAAACTGACATGAGCCGTATCCTGTTCGCCTGGGAATTGGGCGGTAACCTTGGACATATGACTCGCCAACTGCCGATAGCCCGGCGGCTGCGCCAACAGGGACACCAAGTCTTCTTTGTAGTCCGGGATACCGCCGTGGCTGCACAACTGCTCACGCCCGAGGGATTTGCTTATGCCCAAGCCCCCGTCAATGTCGACAAGAAGCGGCTTCCCCACCCGGTCAACTACGCCGAAATCCTAATTGCGTCGGGCTATGCCGACCCGGCGGTTTTGTTGGGCTTGGTGCAGGGCTGGATTAGTTTAATCCGGCTGTTCAAGGCAGATCTCATAGTTGTAGACCACGCGCCGACAGCACTCGTTGCCGCCCGCCTGACCGCCTTGCCCGCCATCACCATCGGCACCGGTTTTGAGATACCGCCCAACTGTTTACCGCTGCCTTCTATTCGTCCGTGGGAAACCATCCCGACGGAACGGCTGTTACGAGCTGAAGAATACGTCCTGGAACGGCTTAATGCCCTTGCGACCTTTTTAAAGGGTGGTACTATCGAACGCATCACCGATTTATTCCAAGGCGCTCGCAAAGTATTGGCGACCTTTGCCGAATTGGACCATTACGGCACACGCGAAGGCGAAAATTACGTTGGCCCACTATACACAGGTACCACAGGTCAACTCATTACCTGGCACCAAATTGACAAACCACACGTATTTGCCTATTTACGGCCTGACGCGCCTGGTTTTGAAAACCTGCTTAAAGCCTTATCAAAACTCTCGGCGGAAGTCATTGTGGTGGCGCCTGGGATCAAACCCGCCCACATCCAGGCGTTTGCCACGCTAAACTTGCGCATCCTGACCCAACCCGTCCAAACCGAACAGCTTTTTAAAATGACAGACTGTGCCGTGACGACCGGCGGTACGGGTACCGTTAGCCAATGCCTGTTGGCGGGCATCCCGCTGTTGCTGGTTCCGCAAAATGTGGAGCAATTCCTGATGAGCCTGCGCGTCGAGGTCCTAGGTGCCGGGACAGCGGCCAGAAATAACCGTCAGGAACAAGATTTCGCCGGGCTATTGGAAGCATTGTTAAAAAAATCGTGTTATCGGCTATCCGCACGAGCGTTTGCCCAACAGTACGCCGGTTATGCGCCTGCTGAGACCACAGATAATGTCATCCAGTTGATCGACAGCACCTTAACAAATCGGGATGCAGTGTCAAGCCAATAGGCTCTTACTAAGCCAATACGCAACTCAACTTGCAGGTGCGCGTAGTTCTGAATTTCTTGTCGTAATCAAGAGTGATGCCTGAATGTTTTTCAAGCCAAAGCTCGCGGGCTGCTGATTTCATAGCCTAGATAGTCATGCCACGACCCTGACATGTGCAACGAATTTAATGTTCAGTGCTGAGGGATTTGGGTCGGTAAAACGTCTTACTTAGAATCCAACATGCCTAAGGTTTGGGGCTACGGAAATGCCTAACCGAAAAAGCCAAACAAAAAAGCAATGCCAATCACACAAGAATGGTTCGTTAGGTCAAAAACCGAGAGTCACCTCAAAGTTATTTTAAATAAATAGCCGCTGATTGGACTTTTGGACAGGCGTAGCCTAAAAGGCTTTCCGGGATAATGCGCTAACGCGGATTGTTATCGGCCACATTAGTCGGATGCAACAAAGCACTCCTGCAACCCACTTAAGCCACTAACAGTATTTTATGGAATCATCAGCCAACAGGGATCGTTCTTGTCATACGCTAACCTGCAGCTTAAGTTATTTATTGATTCGACACATTCAGCTCCTTTGGGAAAGCGGTTACCCTCGCTGGCGGCGCGGGCGAGCTAAGCGTAAACGTCCAAAATGTCGCGGCTGGCAACTCGGCAGCAGCAAATGATGAAATTTGGAGATTATCTGCATGAAAAATAAAAATGCGCTAATGAAAGACACGACCCCATTCTTCTGCATCAACGGCCTGGGCGGTAACGATATTTATGATTTACAACAAGTCATAGCGAAGATTGC of the Methylomonas sp. MK1 genome contains:
- a CDS encoding glycosyltransferase; its protein translation is MSRILFAWELGGNLGHMTRQLPIARRLRQQGHQVFFVVRDTAVAAQLLTPEGFAYAQAPVNVDKKRLPHPVNYAEILIASGYADPAVLLGLVQGWISLIRLFKADLIVVDHAPTALVAARLTALPAITIGTGFEIPPNCLPLPSIRPWETIPTERLLRAEEYVLERLNALATFLKGGTIERITDLFQGARKVLATFAELDHYGTREGENYVGPLYTGTTGQLITWHQIDKPHVFAYLRPDAPGFENLLKALSKLSAEVIVVAPGIKPAHIQAFATLNLRILTQPVQTEQLFKMTDCAVTTGGTGTVSQCLLAGIPLLLVPQNVEQFLMSLRVEVLGAGTAARNNRQEQDFAGLLEALLKKSCYRLSARAFAQQYAGYAPAETTDNVIQLIDSTLTNRDAVSSQ